The DNA window ATCAACTGCTGACGGATTGGGTCGGCGATCCCGAGCCGGAGCAGGGCATCCGGCACGAGGTGCTGCGGCAGTTGTCGTTGGTCGCCAATATCGGGTGCCGCGCCGACAATGAGCGCCTGTCCTTCGCCGTGCCCGAGGGCGATCTGGATTGGGTTCGGCGGCGGTTGCGTCCGGTGCTGGCCGGTGGCGCGCGGCCATGGGTGCTGATCCATCCGTGCGCCAGCGCGCCGTCGCGCCGTTATCCGGGGTCGCACTGGGTCGGGGTGGTCCGCCAGCTGACCCGGGAGCAGGGGCTGCAGGTGGTGCTGAGCGGCGAGGCCGGCGATGCGGAATTGATCGCGGCAATTATTCGGGACTCCGGAGTGTCCGGGGCCTCGGCATGGATGGGCGCGTCGGCGTACTCGCTGGCCGGCGAGCTGGATTTGGGGAAGTTGGGTGCCGCCATTGCGCTCGCACCGGTGTTCGTCTCCAATAACACCGGCCCCGCGCACATCGCGGCGGCGCTTGGAACCCCGGTGGTTGATTTGTACGCGCTCACCAATCCGCAGCACACGCCATGGCAGGTGGACAGTAGGGTGTTGTTCCATGACGTGCCTTGCCGCTACTGTTACAAGAGCGTCTGTCCGCAGGGGCATCATCAATGTTTGGCGGGAGTCGAACCTGAGAGGGTAGTAGCTGCGGTCAACAGCCTGCTCAACGGCTGTGAATAATTCTGGAGTCACGTAGGGCGGATTAGGCGGAACGCCGTAATCCGCCATTTATGAGTCGTCGACGGAGCGCGCATTGGCGGATTACGCTTTGCTAATCCGCCCTACTTGGTTTAGTGGATTTTGTCACACCGTGGCCGCCTCAGCTGAATAGCCCTCGCCAACCTTGGGCGGCCGCCGACCCAACCCGAACAGCGGCCGCAACACCCCAACCCGCCGCACCACCTCGAACACCCCAAAGCTGATGCAAAACGTCAGCACAACCAATATCAAACCCTCGGTCGCCGGCGCCAGCTTGAGCGGCTTGAAGCTATGCGCCATGGTAACGATCAACGTCTGGTGCAGGATGTAGACCGGGAATACCGCCTCCGTCAGATACCGCCGTTTTGCGCTGTCGAACGCCAGATGCCGGTGACCAAAACCGCAAACGGCCATGATCGGCACCCACTGGCACAGGCTATACACCAGGCGCATCACCGGCTTCCACTGTGCAACCGCCGGCGACGCCGCCTGTGCCTCGGGAATCGAGTAGTAGCAAACGATCGCCGCCCAACTTGCCAGCCATAAACCCAGGCTGATCCAGCGGAGTTTCTCCACGTTCGCCCAAAAGCCGCTCTGCGTCGCCATCATCGCGCCCAGCAAGAACAGGTAGAAAGACTGCGCGTGGTTGTACCAGTCGTCGAACAGTCCATGCGTGGTGGGGAAGCTGTCGGCCAAGGCAAAGCGGGCGATCGCCAGCCCGATTACCGGCAAGACTATGATTTTCCATCCCGTCAACAGCCGGCCCAGCGCGTTGGACCAGGATTGCAGGCGCGGACCGGCCAGCCAGGCGATGCCGCAGATCAGCATCGTATAAACCCACAGGTAGGCGACAAACCACAGGTGGTTCCAGGTCGGCATGTCGAGGCAGTCGTCGCCCCGGCAAAACCCCTTGTAGCTGGTGATGTACAAATGCATGAATTCGCCGTAACCGCCCTTGTACGCCACTTTTTCGACGACTTCGAAGTAAGCCTGCGGCGGCACGATGACCAGCATGCCGAACACCAGCGGCACCAGCAGGCGCCAACTGCGTTGCTTGAGCAGCGCGCCGACGCGGATTTTTTTCAGCATGAAGGCGCTGGCGACGCCGGAAATCATGAACAGCAATCCCAGCCGCCAAGGCGAGGACAGGATCATCAGCGGCTCGATGGCGTGGCTGGCGTCTGGGCTTTTAACATGCCAGTCCCACGTCACGTAATACATGCCGGTGTGGTACAGGATCAGCAGAAAAAACGCGAAGATGCGTATCCAGTCGAGGAAGTACAGGCGGTTGTTGTCCGGGTTGTGCATGGTTGGCTCGTCGTAGGGTGCGATGGAGCCAGTTTAGGGAGTGCGCCCCGTGCGCGTCCAGCGCGATGGGGCGAAGCGGGATGCCGCCGGGGCGAGCCGGTCGGGACGCGGGTTATGGCCCAGCGTAGGCTTTCTTCAGCCCGGCGATATCGAGTCTTTTCATCTGCAGCAGAGCGGCCATGACGCGGTTGCATTTTTCCGGGGCGGGGTCGGTGATCATGGAGACGAGTATCGTCGGCACGACTTGCCATGACACGCCGAATTTGTCGGCCAGCCAGCCGCAGGCTTGGGCCTCCGGCGCGCCGCCTTCGGACAGGCGCTCCCAGAAGTAGTCGACTTCTTCCTGGCTTTCGCAATTGATCTGGAACGATACCGCAGGGGAAAATTGGAACTGCGGGCCGCCGTTCATCAGGGTAAAGCGTTGCCCGTCCAGTTCCACGGCGACGGTCATGACGGTGCCGGCTTCGCGGCCGTGGTGTTCCTTGCCGACTTCGGGGTAGCGCGAGATTTCGCAGAGTTTGGCGTTGCGGAAGATGCTGACGTAGTACTCGGCCGCTTCCTCTGCCCTGTCGTTGAACCAGAGACATGGGGTGATCTTTTGAAGACTGTGCATGACTGAGCTCCTGATCGTTGATGGTGGCCCTCAAAGGCTAGCAGGATGGGGGGCGTTTGGGCGCACGACAGGGTTCAGGCATGCGCCGCTTGCGGCTCGCAGATGGCGGATTACGCTGCGCTAATCCGCCCTACGTGTTTCCGCGCGATCCGCCGGCCCCGGGCCATTTGATATTAGTTGGCGCCCGCTTGCAGGCGCGCCATCAGGTCCGGACGGTATTGTCGCGAGCAGGGGACGCGGGCGTCGCCGCGCAGTATCAGTTCGCAGTCGCCTTTGTCCAGCGGTTGGACGCTGCGTATCCAATCCAGTTGCACCGCCGCGCGGCGGTGGCAGCGCATGAAGCGCGGGCCGAGTTTTTCGACCAGGCCGGCGAGCGTCTGCCGCATCAGCGAATCACCGTCGGCCGTGTGCAGGACGACGTAATTGTCGGCCGTCTCTATCCACTGTATCTGTTCCACCTTGACGATGCGCGTGCCGCCGCGTTCGGGCACCAGCAACTGGGTGATGGCCGGTAGCGGCGTCGGCGCGGCGGCCGGTGTCGCCACGGTCAACGCCGCTACCGGCGCTGTCGCGCCCAGCCGATCCCGCACCCGCCGCAACGCCCTTTGCAACCGCTGCTGGTCGTAGGGTTTGAGCAGATAGTCGATGGCGTTGGCGTCGAAAGCGCGGATCGCGTATTCGTCGTAGGCGGTGACGAAGACCACCAGCGGAGCCGGCGATGGCAGCGAGGCGGCAACTTCGAGTCCGCCGATCTCCGGCATTTGGATGTCGAGCAGCAGCACGTCCGGGGCGAAGCCGGGCAGCATCTCCAGCGCCTCGACGCCGTCGCGCGCCTCCTCGATGGCGCCGATGTCCGGTTCCAGTTCCAGCATGCGGCGCAGCTTGTCGCGCGCGGGGCGTTCGTCGTCGACGATCAGGATACGCATGGAAATCGGCGTGGCTATCGGCATGGCAATCGCATTTCCGCCCGCACGCCGGCCGGCGCGAGCTGTATCAGGTTGAACGATGCGCGCTCGCCGTACAAACCCGCCAGGCGCTCGCGCAGATTGCGTACGCCGATGCCGGACGCGCGTTCGGTCCTCACGTCGGCCCCGGGAAGCTCGCCGGCATCATCTTCCAGCCGCACCACCATGACATCCTGCTCGCGTCCGACCGAGATGGTGATCGCTGTGCCTTGGCGGCGCCGTTCGACGGTGTGCTTGAAGATGTTTTCCAACAGCGGCTGCATGCTCATGACCGGGACCGGGCAGGCAAGCAGCGAGTCGTCGACGTTCCAGGCGATGTGCACGCGGTCCGAAAAGCGTTCGGCCATCAGCGAGGCATAGCCGCGCAGCAGGCGCAGCTCCAGTTCCAGCGGCACCTGGTGCTGCTCGCCCACATCGAGCGTGGCGCGCAGCACGTCGGCCAGTTGGATCAGCATTGTGTCGGCCCGCGCGACGTCGCTGTGCATCAGCGACGAGATGGTGTTGAGGGCGTTGAACAGGAAGTGCGGCTGCAGCTGCTGCGTCAGGCGAAGCAGCTGCGCCTCCCGCAGCGAGGCGTTGACCCTTTCCACCCGCAGCTTTTCGTTAAGCATCGCGTGATACGACAGCACGCCGAAGGTGATGGTGGCGAAGATGAAGAAGAACACCGTCATCTTCACATCCTCGTACAGATACACCTGCGGCCATGCGTGGTGTGTGTACGTTTCGCCGGCCAGGCGGTAGACCATGTGCCGGATGCCGAAGGCGATCGGCACGAACGCCACCCAGTAAACCGGCAACCACACAACTTGGCGGGAGAACCAGCGCAGCGGCGATGAGATCAAGTGGTCGTGCCTGCGCGTAAAGTAACGCTGGAGGACGAGCAGCACCGTGCCGGTGAAGGCCGACGAGGTCTCCCACAGTATCGGCTTCCACACACCGTGATCGTTCTCGCGCAGGTATTCCTGCACGGCGGTGGTGGTCATCAAGAGCCAGAACAGGACCCAGGCAACCGCGATGATGGTTTGTGTGCGCGTGGGTCGCATGGCTGGTCCTAGCGGTAGCGCGTTTCCATCAAGTCGATCTCGCGTACCAGCTTGCGCGAGATCGCGTCGGAAATGCGGTCCGTGCGCGCCAGATCAAAGACGGTACGCCGCTCGGCCGCCAGCGCCGCCAGCCGCAGCTCGTTCTCGGCGTGGTCGGTCTTGCGCCACTCCGATTCGCCGTCGGGATCGACCTCCTTGAGCTTATGCTCGTAAAACGCGATGACCCGCGCCGCCGCCTGCGGATATACCTCGGGATCGACGCAGCTTTCCGACTCCATCAGCGACACCTGGGTTCTTTCGATGGCCATGATCGCCGCATTGGCGGCTTCGCGGCGCGCCAGGTCTTCCTCCTGCTGTTCCTCCGGCTCGGCCGGGAAGGTCATGCCGGCCAACAGGCGGGGCAGGGCGATGCTGGCGGTCAGCAGCGAAATCAGGATCACCGAGCAGGCCAGGAAAATGACCAGCGCGCGCGCCGGGAAGGGGGCGCCATTGGGCAGGGCCAGCGGCAAGGTCAGCACGCCGGCCAGGGTGATGGTGCCGCGCGCGCCGGCCAGGGTGGTCGCCAGCAGCAGGCGCGGATTGATCTTCTGGCGCTCCTCGTGGCGGATTTTCTGCTTGAAGATGGTCAGCCGCAGCGAGGCCCACACCCACGCCATGCGCAGCATCAGCAGGCCGGCGGTGATGGCGAAGGCGTACACCAGCAGCCACCACGGATTCAGGCGGCCGCTTTCCATGATCGACAGGCTGGCGCCACGGAAGATGTCCGGCAACTGCTCGCCGAGCAGCACGAACATCACGCCGTTGAGCGCGAACTGCACCGTGTCCCACACGGCCGAACGCTGAATGCGGGTGTTGGCCAGCGCGTGGCCGCTCAATTCCACGTAGCTCATCGTCACGCCGGCGGCGACGGCGGCCAGGATGCCCGAGCCGTGCAGGCGCTCGGCCACCAGATAGGCGCCGAACGGCAGCAGCAGGTTGACCAGGATCGGCGAGCCTACGGGTTCGCCGAAGCGGCGCGACAGCCAGCGCTGCGCCCACGTCACGGCCAGCGTCACGCCCACGCCGGCGCCGATGCCGGCCACCACCAGCCAGACAAAGGTGATGGCGGCGGTGCCGACCGAGAAGCTGCCGGTCATCGCGGCGGCGACGGCGAAGCGGAAGCACACCAGGCCACTGGCGTCATTCAGCAGCGATTCGCCCTCCAGGATGTGCATCAGGCGTTTGGGGATGGGCGTGTTGGAGGCGATCGAGCTGACGGCGATCGGATCGGTCGGCGAGATGATGGCCGCCAGCGCGAAGGCGACCGGCAGCGGCATCGCCGGAATCAGCCAGTGGATCAGGAAGCCGGCGCCGACGACGGTGAAGATGACCAAGCCGAGGGCCAGCTCCAGGATCGTGCCCTTGTCGCGCAGCAGGCCGCTCTTGGGAATGCGCCAGCCGTCGAGGAACAACAGCGGCGGCAGGAAAGCGAGGAAGAACAGCTCCGGTTCCAGATCCACGCCGTGCGACGATTTGGCGGCGATCAGCGCGCCCAGCGCGATTTGCACCAGCGGCAGCGGGATCGCCGGCGGCAGCAGCCGCTTGATATAGGCACTGGCCACCACCGCCAACAACATCGCCAACACGACTTCGATCGAATCCATTCCCATCCTTTTCCATTGCAAATCGCTATCAAGCTTACACTATTGCCCGTTCTGGAAAAAGTTGGCCGCGAGCACTGGTCAGGCGGCTATCTTTCTGTCATAATCTGGCCTCTCCACGCGGGAGTAGCTCAGTTGGTAGAGCGCAACCTTGCCAAGGTTGAGGTCGAGAGTTCGAGACTCTTCTCCCGCTCCAGAATTCTTCAAGCTGAAACACATGCCATGTTCGGCTACCAAAAAGAAACCCTCGAGGTTTCTTTTTTTTATGCCAATGTTTTACCATCCGGCGACCAACAACCGTTGTAAATCGTGCTTTAAATCAATATCTTGGGGCCCAAAATGTGACGCGGGCGTGTTGCTCCCGCTATACTTGGACAGCAATGGAAGCTAGGCCCACAGTGGGCCTTTTCCTATCAGCGGACCCCGTGGAGAAGAATCTATGAAATCAGTTCAGCAGGAAGTGGATGAGCGCAGTAATTTAACAAATTCCAACAAGTTCGAACTGCTGCTGTTCCGTTTGGGCGGCGACGCCAACGGCCAACACTCCGAGTTGTTTGGTATTAACGTCTTCAAAATCCGCGAGATCGTCGCGATGCCGGAAGTAACCGCAGTGGCCGGGTCCCCGCCACATATGCTGGGCGTCGTCAATCTGCGCGGTCAAATCATTACGGTGCTCGATTTGCCGGGCATCGTGGGTGTGACCCCAAAAACCGGTCTGAATATTATGTTGGTCACCGAATTCGCGCGCACCACGCAGGCGTTCGCGGTCGAATCGGTGGATGAAATCGTGCGTCTGGACTGGAGCCAGGTGCTGACCGCCGAAGGCACGGCCGGCGGCAAAGTCACCAGTATCGCGCGCGTCGACGGCGACGTGCAGAACACCCGCCTGGCGCAGGTGCTCGACGTCGAAACCATTTTGCGCGAGCTGGTGCCGCCCGAGGGCAAGGACATCGACCCGGAAACCATCGGCCCGAAAGTGCTGTTGAAACCGGGCGCCGTGATCCTGGCTGCCGACGACTCGGTGGTCGCGCGCAACCTGATCGAAAAAGGTCTCGATGCGATGGGCGTCCACTTCATCATGACCAAGTCGGGCAAGGAGGCGTGGGAGCGCCTGCAGCACATCGCCGACGGCGCCAAGGCCGAAGGCGTGGCCATCACCGACCGCGTGGCCATGGTGCTGACCGATCTGGAGATGCCGGAAATGGACGGCTTCACGCTCACGCGCCTGATCAAGCAGGACGCGCGCTTCTCCAAGATTCCGGTGGTGATCCACTCCTCGTTGTCGGGCAAGACCAACGAGGATCACGTCAAGGGCGTGGGCGCCGACGCGTATGTCGCCAAGTTCTCGGCCGAGGATCTGGCGGGCACCATCCGTACCGTGATCGCCAAAGCCACCGGCGCCGCTGCCGCGTAAGTGTCGGTGTAAGCGTCCGCGAACGAATCAGGGTAGTATCGAAGGGCCGTGACGGCGACGTCGCGGCCCTTTTTTTACGACCCTCTCTACAACCCGTTCTCGAAAGGACACACCGTGGCTGCTAAGAAAATTTTGTTTCTGACTGGCGATTTTGCGGAAGACTACGAGACCATGGTGCCGTTCCAGGCCCTGCAGATGGTGGGCCATGTGGTGGACGCGGTCTGCCCCGGCAAGAAGTCCGGCGACACCATCAAGACCGCGATTCACGATTTTGAAGGCGACCAGACCTACACCGAAAAGCCGGGCCACCTGTTCGCGCTCAACGCCAGTTTCGACGACGTCGACGTGGCCAAATACGACGCGCTGATGATCGCCGGCGGCCGCGCGCCCGAGTACCTGCGTCTCAATCCGCGCGTGATCGCCATCGTCCAGGAGTTCGCGGCCGCGTCCAAGCCGATAGCGGCGGTGTGCCACGGCGCGCAATTGCTGGCGGCGGCGGAGGTCATTCGCGGCAAGAAGATCTCGTGCTATCCGGCCTGCTCGCCGGAAGTCAAACTGGCAGGCGGCGAGTACGCCGACATCGCCGTCGACCAGGCGGTCACCGACGGTAACTTCGTCACCGCGCCGGCGTGGCCGGCACACCCGGCGTGGCTCGGCCAGTTCCTGCGCGTGCTCGGAACCGAAATCAAACTGTAGCGAGGTTGCGGGCGTGGAAGCGAATGTGGTCTTCCATGAACGTCGAGATGAAGTAGTAGCCATGGTCGTAGCGCGCGTGCCGCCGCAGTTCCAGCGGCTGCGCGGCGCTGCGGCAGGCTTCCTCGAACGTTTCCGGATACAGCTGCTCGGCCAGGAATTTATCGCCCAATCCCTGGTCGATCAGGATACCGGCGGGGAAGGGCGTTTTCAGA is part of the Oxalobacteraceae bacterium OTU3CAMAD1 genome and encodes:
- a CDS encoding glycosyltransferase family 9 protein; protein product: MSGALFNANKARSSHASAWDGAHRILCLRLDNMGDVLMCTPAMRALVQAHPGRRLTLLASPAAAAVARFIPELHDVLTFSAPWVKGGTPADADETREFVGRLRALSFDGAVIFSSFSQSALPAAALCFQAGIPLRLAHCRENPYQLLTDWVGDPEPEQGIRHEVLRQLSLVANIGCRADNERLSFAVPEGDLDWVRRRLRPVLAGGARPWVLIHPCASAPSRRYPGSHWVGVVRQLTREQGLQVVLSGEAGDAELIAAIIRDSGVSGASAWMGASAYSLAGELDLGKLGAAIALAPVFVSNNTGPAHIAAALGTPVVDLYALTNPQHTPWQVDSRVLFHDVPCRYCYKSVCPQGHHQCLAGVEPERVVAAVNSLLNGCE
- a CDS encoding acyltransferase family protein, whose amino-acid sequence is MHNPDNNRLYFLDWIRIFAFFLLILYHTGMYYVTWDWHVKSPDASHAIEPLMILSSPWRLGLLFMISGVASAFMLKKIRVGALLKQRSWRLLVPLVFGMLVIVPPQAYFEVVEKVAYKGGYGEFMHLYITSYKGFCRGDDCLDMPTWNHLWFVAYLWVYTMLICGIAWLAGPRLQSWSNALGRLLTGWKIIVLPVIGLAIARFALADSFPTTHGLFDDWYNHAQSFYLFLLGAMMATQSGFWANVEKLRWISLGLWLASWAAIVCYYSIPEAQAASPAVAQWKPVMRLVYSLCQWVPIMAVCGFGHRHLAFDSAKRRYLTEAVFPVYILHQTLIVTMAHSFKPLKLAPATEGLILVVLTFCISFGVFEVVRRVGVLRPLFGLGRRPPKVGEGYSAEAATV
- a CDS encoding VOC family protein, producing MHSLQKITPCLWFNDRAEEAAEYYVSIFRNAKLCEISRYPEVGKEHHGREAGTVMTVAVELDGQRFTLMNGGPQFQFSPAVSFQINCESQEEVDYFWERLSEGGAPEAQACGWLADKFGVSWQVVPTILVSMITDPAPEKCNRVMAALLQMKRLDIAGLKKAYAGP
- a CDS encoding response regulator produces the protein MRILIVDDERPARDKLRRMLELEPDIGAIEEARDGVEALEMLPGFAPDVLLLDIQMPEIGGLEVAASLPSPAPLVVFVTAYDEYAIRAFDANAIDYLLKPYDQQRLQRALRRVRDRLGATAPVAALTVATPAAAPTPLPAITQLLVPERGGTRIVKVEQIQWIETADNYVVLHTADGDSLMRQTLAGLVEKLGPRFMRCHRRAAVQLDWIRSVQPLDKGDCELILRGDARVPCSRQYRPDLMARLQAGAN
- a CDS encoding histidine kinase, producing MRPTRTQTIIAVAWVLFWLLMTTTAVQEYLRENDHGVWKPILWETSSAFTGTVLLVLQRYFTRRHDHLISSPLRWFSRQVVWLPVYWVAFVPIAFGIRHMVYRLAGETYTHHAWPQVYLYEDVKMTVFFFIFATITFGVLSYHAMLNEKLRVERVNASLREAQLLRLTQQLQPHFLFNALNTISSLMHSDVARADTMLIQLADVLRATLDVGEQHQVPLELELRLLRGYASLMAERFSDRVHIAWNVDDSLLACPVPVMSMQPLLENIFKHTVERRRQGTAITISVGREQDVMVVRLEDDAGELPGADVRTERASGIGVRNLRERLAGLYGERASFNLIQLAPAGVRAEMRLPCR
- a CDS encoding Na+/H+ antiporter: MDSIEVVLAMLLAVVASAYIKRLLPPAIPLPLVQIALGALIAAKSSHGVDLEPELFFLAFLPPLLFLDGWRIPKSGLLRDKGTILELALGLVIFTVVGAGFLIHWLIPAMPLPVAFALAAIISPTDPIAVSSIASNTPIPKRLMHILEGESLLNDASGLVCFRFAVAAAMTGSFSVGTAAITFVWLVVAGIGAGVGVTLAVTWAQRWLSRRFGEPVGSPILVNLLLPFGAYLVAERLHGSGILAAVAAGVTMSYVELSGHALANTRIQRSAVWDTVQFALNGVMFVLLGEQLPDIFRGASLSIMESGRLNPWWLLVYAFAITAGLLMLRMAWVWASLRLTIFKQKIRHEERQKINPRLLLATTLAGARGTITLAGVLTLPLALPNGAPFPARALVIFLACSVILISLLTASIALPRLLAGMTFPAEPEEQQEEDLARREAANAAIMAIERTQVSLMESESCVDPEVYPQAAARVIAFYEHKLKEVDPDGESEWRKTDHAENELRLAALAAERRTVFDLARTDRISDAISRKLVREIDLMETRYR
- a CDS encoding chemotaxis protein produces the protein MKSVQQEVDERSNLTNSNKFELLLFRLGGDANGQHSELFGINVFKIREIVAMPEVTAVAGSPPHMLGVVNLRGQIITVLDLPGIVGVTPKTGLNIMLVTEFARTTQAFAVESVDEIVRLDWSQVLTAEGTAGGKVTSIARVDGDVQNTRLAQVLDVETILRELVPPEGKDIDPETIGPKVLLKPGAVILAADDSVVARNLIEKGLDAMGVHFIMTKSGKEAWERLQHIADGAKAEGVAITDRVAMVLTDLEMPEMDGFTLTRLIKQDARFSKIPVVIHSSLSGKTNEDHVKGVGADAYVAKFSAEDLAGTIRTVIAKATGAAAA
- a CDS encoding DJ-1/PfpI family protein, which encodes MAAKKILFLTGDFAEDYETMVPFQALQMVGHVVDAVCPGKKSGDTIKTAIHDFEGDQTYTEKPGHLFALNASFDDVDVAKYDALMIAGGRAPEYLRLNPRVIAIVQEFAAASKPIAAVCHGAQLLAAAEVIRGKKISCYPACSPEVKLAGGEYADIAVDQAVTDGNFVTAPAWPAHPAWLGQFLRVLGTEIKL